A stretch of the Nitratireductor thuwali genome encodes the following:
- a CDS encoding GNAT family N-acetyltransferase: MPPASQLAGNLSGEAVLGRIGPLLVRLARSKQEIAAAQSIRYKVFYQEMGARPPAAGALEERDADRFDAICDHLLVIDSSLPGAEQDRIVGTYRLLPQEEAAAAGGFYSEDEFELKALVARHPGRRFLELGRSCVLPPYRSKRTIELLWQGIWAYCRRKKIDVMTGCASFPGTVPAMHAEALSFLHHFCAAEGSWQVRANPARYMPMDLMPEEAIVARQALFAMPPLIKGYLRLGAKFADGCVIDREFGTTDVLVVLPVEQISDRYISYYGAEAERFAG; this comes from the coding sequence TTGCCGCCGGCCAGTCAGCTAGCCGGCAATCTTTCCGGCGAGGCCGTGCTGGGCCGTATCGGGCCGCTGCTGGTGCGTCTGGCGCGCAGCAAGCAGGAAATCGCGGCCGCGCAATCCATCCGCTACAAGGTGTTCTACCAGGAAATGGGTGCGCGTCCGCCGGCGGCAGGCGCCCTGGAAGAGCGTGATGCGGACCGCTTCGACGCCATATGCGATCATCTCCTGGTCATCGACAGTTCGCTGCCGGGCGCCGAGCAGGACAGGATCGTCGGCACCTACCGCCTGTTGCCGCAGGAGGAGGCGGCCGCCGCGGGCGGCTTCTACTCCGAGGACGAATTCGAGCTGAAGGCGCTGGTTGCGCGCCATCCCGGCCGCCGTTTCCTGGAACTCGGCCGCTCCTGCGTGTTGCCGCCTTACCGTTCCAAGCGCACCATCGAGCTGTTGTGGCAGGGCATCTGGGCTTATTGCCGGCGCAAGAAGATCGACGTCATGACAGGCTGCGCCTCCTTTCCCGGCACCGTGCCGGCGATGCACGCCGAGGCGCTGTCCTTCCTCCATCATTTCTGCGCGGCGGAAGGAAGCTGGCAGGTTCGGGCCAATCCGGCACGCTACATGCCGATGGACCTCATGCCGGAGGAGGCGATCGTGGCCAGGCAGGCGCTGTTCGCCATGCCGCCGCTCATCAAGGGCTATCTGCGCCTTGGGGCGAAATTCGCCGACGGCTGCGTGATCGACCGCGAATTCGGCACCACCGATGTGCTGGTGGTGCTGCCGGTGGAGCAGATTTCCGACCGCTATATCAGCTATTACGGCGCCGAGGCCGAGCGCTTCGCCGGCTGA
- a CDS encoding ATP-binding protein has translation MHPTITEALKDIRSSLKERRPRRRTQPHSRELALSLCVLLTAGLSHLTGAAVLVTLILLAIGLTAGGAAFFTRRKETAAPAPLPADADKVQRLEMLADRMWEMQESEQRFYGLLEALGDLVVHRDRDGRILYANSVLGDLMGTDTSGLFGKTLSQLGIDVSVVPEQAFPEGERISSTDVAIYAKSGLRWFAWTELSLRDRNSGNVSHWAIARDITGRKRAETALVNARERAEMASHAKSRFLATVSHEIRTPMNGIMGMATLLADTRLSAEQRTYVGAISTSASALLAIIEDLLDYSKIEAGKLEIEPQRVSVRELVENIVELMASRAFAKNIGLGCHVAPDVPEMVMADPGRLRQILLNLLGNAIKFTEVGGVLVVVSLDRNENGPALSFTVEDTGPGLQKDALQRIFEEFEQADTSSTRKHGGAGLGLAISRRLVEAMRGTISVESAPGEGAVFTVRLPLEELEEMPSDDGPALAGWEVLIVTPHLVEADALSQSVQAYGGRTRVLPDVPTAKAALKNGEAACDAILIDASLETDNGDALAGLRRAGAHSAQALTLIAPTDRGRLGTFRAHGYSGFLARPARTRTLLRMLLNAQQEAEAGTHSDSEGAFRLALHGPGREQRVLVAEDNEINAMLARVTLTKAGYAVEVVSNGRAAVDALTHADRAFDLVLMDLHMPIMDGLDAIAAVRRYEEEAGMPAMPILVLTADGQEKTRHGVLAHGASGFVTKPIDPDKLLAAIELNLAA, from the coding sequence ATGCATCCGACGATCACAGAGGCGCTGAAAGATATCCGGTCCAGCCTGAAGGAGCGCCGGCCGCGGCGCCGCACGCAGCCACACAGCCGCGAACTGGCACTCTCCCTTTGCGTGCTCCTTACCGCCGGCCTCTCCCATCTCACGGGGGCGGCAGTGCTGGTGACGCTCATCCTGCTGGCCATCGGGCTGACCGCGGGAGGCGCGGCTTTTTTCACCCGACGCAAGGAGACTGCGGCACCTGCCCCGCTGCCCGCCGACGCAGACAAGGTGCAGCGGCTCGAAATGCTCGCCGACCGCATGTGGGAGATGCAGGAAAGCGAGCAGCGCTTCTACGGCCTGCTAGAGGCGCTGGGCGACCTCGTGGTGCACCGCGACCGCGACGGGCGCATTCTCTACGCCAACAGCGTGCTCGGCGATCTGATGGGGACCGATACGAGCGGCCTTTTCGGCAAGACGTTGAGCCAGCTCGGCATCGATGTCAGCGTCGTGCCGGAACAGGCCTTCCCGGAAGGCGAGCGCATCAGCTCGACGGATGTGGCGATCTACGCCAAGAGCGGGTTGCGCTGGTTCGCGTGGACCGAACTGTCCCTGCGCGACCGCAACAGCGGCAACGTCTCGCACTGGGCCATCGCCCGCGACATCACCGGACGCAAGCGGGCGGAGACGGCCCTGGTGAACGCGCGCGAGCGGGCGGAGATGGCAAGCCACGCCAAGTCCCGCTTCCTGGCGACCGTCAGCCACGAGATCCGCACGCCGATGAACGGCATCATGGGCATGGCGACGCTGCTTGCCGACACGCGCCTTTCTGCCGAGCAGCGCACCTATGTGGGCGCGATCTCGACGTCGGCGAGCGCGCTTCTGGCCATCATCGAAGACCTGCTGGACTATTCCAAGATCGAGGCGGGCAAGCTGGAGATCGAGCCGCAACGGGTGAGCGTGCGCGAGCTCGTGGAGAATATCGTCGAGCTCATGGCCTCGCGTGCCTTCGCCAAGAATATCGGCCTTGGATGCCATGTGGCGCCCGACGTGCCGGAGATGGTGATGGCCGATCCGGGCCGGCTTCGCCAGATTCTGCTCAACCTTCTGGGCAACGCCATCAAGTTCACCGAGGTCGGCGGCGTGCTCGTCGTGGTGTCGCTCGACAGGAACGAGAACGGGCCGGCGCTCTCCTTCACGGTGGAGGATACCGGGCCGGGACTTCAGAAGGATGCGCTGCAGCGCATTTTCGAGGAGTTCGAGCAGGCCGATACCAGCTCGACCCGCAAGCATGGCGGGGCCGGACTGGGGCTGGCGATCTCGCGGCGGCTGGTGGAGGCGATGCGGGGCACCATCTCGGTCGAGAGCGCGCCCGGCGAGGGCGCCGTCTTCACCGTCCGTCTGCCGCTGGAGGAGCTCGAGGAGATGCCATCCGACGACGGGCCGGCGCTGGCGGGATGGGAGGTCCTTATCGTGACGCCGCACCTGGTCGAGGCCGACGCGCTGTCGCAAAGCGTGCAGGCCTATGGCGGGCGGACCAGAGTGCTGCCGGACGTGCCCACCGCGAAAGCAGCACTGAAGAACGGAGAGGCGGCGTGCGACGCGATCCTGATCGATGCCTCCCTGGAGACCGACAATGGCGATGCGCTGGCGGGGCTGCGCCGCGCCGGCGCCCATAGCGCCCAGGCGCTGACGCTGATCGCGCCGACGGACCGCGGCAGGCTGGGCACCTTCCGCGCCCATGGATATTCCGGGTTCCTGGCCCGGCCGGCGCGCACGAGGACGTTGCTGCGGATGCTTCTCAACGCGCAGCAGGAGGCCGAGGCGGGCACGCATTCCGACAGCGAGGGCGCATTCCGGCTGGCGCTGCACGGACCCGGCCGCGAACAGCGCGTCCTGGTGGCCGAGGACAACGAGATCAACGCCATGCTGGCGCGCGTCACGCTGACAAAGGCCGGATATGCCGTCGAGGTGGTCTCGAACGGCCGCGCCGCCGTCGATGCGCTGACCCATGCCGACCGCGCCTTCGACCTGGTGCTGATGGATCTGCACATGCCGATCATGGACGGGCTGGACGCCATCGCCGCCGTGCGCCGCTACGAAGAAGAGGCAGGCATGCCCGCCATGCCCATTTTAGTGCTGACCGCAGACGGCCAGGAAAAGACACGGCATGGCGTGCTCGCCCATGGGGCAAGCGGCTTCGTCACAAAGCCGATCGACCCCGACAAGCTGCTTGCGGCTATCGAGCTCAACCTGGCGGCCTGA
- a CDS encoding MDR family oxidoreductase — translation MAETFRAVLITRSEEHGQSVDFVELSEDDLMEGDVTVAVEATTVNYKDGLAITGKAPVVRRFPMIPGVDLAGTVTRSSHPQWKEGDRVILNGWGVGETHYGAYAGRARVSGDWLVPLPAEMSPADAMAIGTAGYTAMLCVMALERHGIVPDRGRVVVTGAAGGVGSVAVSLLANLGYEVVASTGRQSEASYLRELGAAEIIGREELSAPARPLGKERWAGGVDAVGSHTLANVLSMTSYGGAVAACGLAQGMDLPASVAPFILRGVSLLGIDSVMAPKSLRLEAWGRLARDLDRSKMAALASTIPFSQVVEAAEDIVAGRVRGRLVVEM, via the coding sequence ATGGCCGAAACATTCAGGGCCGTTCTCATCACGCGATCGGAGGAGCACGGGCAGTCGGTCGACTTCGTGGAACTGAGCGAGGACGACCTGATGGAGGGCGACGTGACGGTCGCCGTGGAGGCGACGACCGTCAACTACAAGGACGGGCTGGCCATCACCGGAAAGGCGCCCGTCGTGCGGCGGTTTCCGATGATCCCCGGCGTCGACCTCGCCGGCACGGTGACGCGCTCCAGCCATCCGCAATGGAAGGAAGGCGATCGGGTCATCCTCAACGGCTGGGGCGTCGGAGAAACGCATTACGGCGCCTATGCCGGCCGCGCCAGGGTGAGCGGCGACTGGCTGGTGCCGCTGCCCGCGGAGATGAGTCCCGCCGACGCCATGGCGATCGGCACCGCCGGCTATACGGCCATGCTCTGCGTGATGGCGCTGGAGCGCCACGGCATCGTGCCCGACCGAGGCCGGGTGGTGGTGACGGGAGCTGCCGGCGGGGTCGGCTCGGTGGCGGTCTCGCTGCTTGCCAACCTGGGATACGAGGTGGTTGCCTCGACCGGAAGACAGAGCGAAGCTTCCTACCTGAGGGAACTGGGCGCGGCCGAGATCATCGGCCGCGAGGAGCTTTCGGCCCCGGCCAGGCCACTTGGAAAGGAACGCTGGGCTGGGGGCGTCGACGCCGTCGGCAGCCATACGCTGGCCAATGTGCTGTCGATGACATCCTACGGCGGCGCGGTGGCCGCCTGCGGGCTTGCGCAGGGGATGGACCTGCCGGCGAGCGTCGCGCCCTTCATTCTGCGCGGGGTTTCGCTGCTGGGCATCGATTCGGTCATGGCGCCGAAGAGCCTGCGGCTCGAGGCCTGGGGACGGCTGGCGCGGGACCTGGACCGGAGCAAGATGGCGGCGCTTGCCTCGACCATTCCCTTCAGCCAGGTGGTGGAGGCGGCGGAGGACATCGTGGCGGGCCGCGTGCGCGGGCGCCTGGTCGTTGAAATGTAA
- the lspA gene encoding signal peptidase II, whose protein sequence is MKLRPIAPYAGIVLAALIIDQIVKRLVEASLPLHEPVDILPFLALYHSRNTGVAFSMLSGVEGPWLSLLVLVILVVVVVLAFKTESAQLYSRLGFALIVGGALGNLVDRGTLGYVVDYIYFHTPVWSFAIFNLADVFITIGAGLVILDEVLAWRRAPARD, encoded by the coding sequence ATGAAACTGCGCCCGATCGCGCCCTATGCCGGCATCGTCCTCGCCGCGCTGATCATCGACCAGATCGTCAAGAGGCTGGTGGAGGCCTCGCTGCCGCTGCACGAGCCTGTCGACATCCTGCCCTTCCTGGCGCTCTACCATTCCCGCAACACCGGGGTCGCCTTTTCCATGCTCTCCGGCGTCGAGGGGCCATGGCTGAGCCTGCTGGTGCTCGTCATCCTCGTCGTCGTGGTGGTGCTGGCGTTCAAGACCGAGAGCGCGCAGCTCTATTCGCGGCTGGGTTTCGCGCTTATCGTCGGCGGCGCGCTGGGCAATCTCGTCGACCGCGGCACGCTGGGCTATGTGGTGGACTATATTTATTTCCACACGCCGGTCTGGTCGTTCGCGATCTTCAACCTGGCGGACGTGTTCATCACCATCGGCGCGGGACTGGTCATCCTCGACGAAGTGCTCGCCTGGCGGCGCGCGCCGGCCCGCGATTGA
- a CDS encoding TrmH family RNA methyltransferase: MSESRRELRAPGQVKEITSLTNPIIKDIRALAMKKFRDREHLFMAEGLKLVIDALDTGWTIRTLVYAKAGRGNKAVETAAARTVAAGGLVLEVSEKVLSAVTRRDNPQMVVGIFEQRYRALKDVRPAGGDVWVALDRVRDPGNLGTIIRTVDAVGANGVILIGDCTDPFSIETVRATMGSLFSVPLSRAAPQEFLGWRARFDGLVAGTHLKGSVDYRTVDYAQGPVVLLMGNEQQGLPEELAACCDRLVRIPQAGRADSLNLAVATGVMLYEIRRGMLPLENSA, from the coding sequence ATGAGCGAAAGCCGGCGGGAGCTTCGCGCCCCGGGGCAGGTGAAGGAAATCACCAGCCTGACCAACCCGATCATCAAGGACATCCGCGCGCTTGCGATGAAGAAGTTCCGCGACCGCGAGCACCTCTTCATGGCCGAAGGGCTGAAACTGGTGATCGACGCGCTCGACACGGGCTGGACGATCCGCACCCTGGTCTATGCCAAGGCGGGGCGCGGCAACAAGGCCGTGGAAACGGCCGCCGCGCGCACGGTGGCCGCGGGCGGGCTGGTGCTCGAGGTGAGCGAGAAGGTGCTGTCCGCCGTCACGAGGCGCGACAACCCGCAGATGGTGGTCGGCATCTTTGAGCAGCGGTACCGCGCGCTGAAGGATGTAAGGCCGGCCGGCGGCGATGTGTGGGTGGCCCTCGACCGGGTGCGCGACCCGGGAAATCTGGGCACCATCATCCGCACCGTGGATGCGGTGGGCGCCAACGGCGTCATCCTCATCGGCGACTGCACCGACCCCTTTTCCATCGAAACCGTGCGGGCCACGATGGGCTCGCTGTTTTCCGTGCCGCTTTCGCGCGCGGCCCCGCAGGAATTTCTCGGCTGGCGCGCCCGCTTCGACGGGCTGGTGGCGGGGACCCATCTGAAGGGCTCGGTCGACTACCGGACGGTGGACTACGCGCAGGGGCCGGTCGTCCTGCTCATGGGCAACGAGCAGCAGGGCCTGCCGGAGGAACTGGCCGCGTGCTGCGACCGGCTGGTGCGCATTCCGCAGGCGGGGCGGGCCGATTCCCTCAACCTCGCGGTGGCGACGGGCGTGATGCTCTATGAAATCCGCCGCGGCATGCTGCCGCTGGAGAACAGTGCATGA
- a CDS encoding class I SAM-dependent methyltransferase: protein MKPVHAKHRPQRGKRAGDRRQEAESGATPAPAARPGEKRRRQGPLPEEKLPLILEVLPNEDYALIDSGAGRKLEQYGPYRIVRPEGQALWLPALPEAEWEKADAVFTGDTDEEGMGRWRFPGTPLGETWPMRHDGISYQGRFTSFRHVGVFPEQASHWGHMESLIVGARRPVKVLNLFGYTGLASLVAARAGAQVTHVDASKKAITWARENQEMAGLSDRPIRWICEDAMKFAERESRRGNGYDIILLDPPAYGRGPKGEVWQLFEHLPALVETCREILSPRPLAMVLTAYSIRASFFAIHALVRDEFTGMGGGVESGELIIREKAAGRALSTSLFSRWVAV, encoded by the coding sequence TTGAAGCCCGTGCATGCCAAGCATCGACCGCAACGCGGCAAGCGTGCCGGCGACAGGCGGCAGGAAGCGGAGAGCGGCGCCACCCCGGCGCCCGCGGCCCGGCCCGGCGAAAAGCGCCGCAGGCAGGGGCCGCTGCCCGAGGAGAAGCTGCCGCTGATCCTCGAGGTCCTGCCCAATGAGGACTATGCGCTGATCGATTCGGGCGCCGGGCGCAAGCTGGAGCAGTACGGCCCCTACCGGATCGTGCGGCCGGAGGGGCAGGCGCTCTGGCTGCCGGCGCTGCCCGAGGCGGAATGGGAGAAAGCCGACGCCGTCTTTACCGGAGACACGGACGAGGAGGGCATGGGGCGCTGGCGTTTTCCGGGCACGCCGCTCGGCGAAACATGGCCGATGCGCCACGACGGCATAAGCTATCAGGGCCGCTTCACCTCGTTCCGGCATGTCGGCGTCTTTCCCGAACAGGCTTCGCACTGGGGGCATATGGAAAGCCTGATCGTGGGCGCGCGGCGGCCGGTGAAGGTTCTGAACCTGTTCGGCTATACGGGGCTTGCCTCGCTGGTCGCGGCACGCGCGGGCGCGCAGGTGACGCATGTGGACGCCTCCAAGAAGGCGATCACCTGGGCGCGCGAGAACCAGGAGATGGCCGGGCTCAGCGACCGGCCCATACGCTGGATCTGCGAGGACGCGATGAAATTCGCCGAGCGCGAATCCAGGCGCGGCAATGGCTACGACATCATCCTGCTCGACCCCCCCGCCTATGGCCGCGGGCCGAAAGGCGAGGTGTGGCAGCTTTTCGAGCACCTGCCGGCGCTGGTGGAAACCTGCCGCGAAATCCTGTCGCCGAGACCGCTGGCGATGGTGCTGACGGCCTATTCCATCCGCGCCTCCTTCTTCGCGATCCATGCGCTGGTGCGGGACGAGTTCACCGGCATGGGCGGGGGGGTCGAATCGGGCGAATTGATCATCCGCGAGAAGGCCGCCGGAAGGGCGTTGTCGACATCGCTGTTTTCGCGATGGGTGGCGGTATGA
- a CDS encoding LapA family protein, which translates to MLSRIVTIIVLVPLAVIIIALAVANRALVPFTLDPFNPGNPALTTQMPLFVFLFAALALGMIIGSVATWFRQGRYRRIARQRSHEVDRLRKAENANEPRSTAGTALTRHSG; encoded by the coding sequence ATGCTCAGTCGCATCGTGACAATCATCGTGCTTGTGCCGCTGGCGGTCATCATCATTGCGCTGGCGGTGGCCAACCGCGCGCTCGTCCCGTTCACGCTGGACCCCTTCAATCCCGGCAATCCGGCGCTGACCACGCAGATGCCGCTGTTCGTGTTCCTGTTCGCCGCCCTGGCGCTCGGCATGATCATCGGCAGCGTGGCCACCTGGTTCCGGCAAGGCCGCTACCGGCGCATCGCGCGCCAGCGCAGCCATGAGGTCGATCGCCTGCGCAAGGCGGAAAACGCCAACGAACCGCGAAGCACGGCCGGGACGGCGCTGACGCGGCACAGCGGCTGA
- the sppA gene encoding signal peptide peptidase SppA — MSLRADDLIDRRRLRRKLTFWRVVAFAVIAVALFSTARWIFADQFGAAGNHIAQVRIEGTILEDDELLDRIKRIRESNAAKGVIITVDSPGGTTAGGEAIFDEIRLLAQEKPVVAQVGTLAASAGYMVASAADHIVARQSSIVGSIGVLMQYPDVTELMDKVGVKLVAIKSSRLKAEPNPFTPTTEEERAMIRAMILDSYDWFVDLVAERRPLSREEALRLADGSIFTGRQAAERKLVDALGGEREARQWLAEKGVDADLEVVEWKAQDSRTSLLLPGMAARWLAGALGFDPQGGLMRALGTDRIFLDGLLSVWQPEK, encoded by the coding sequence ATGTCCCTCCGAGCCGACGACCTAATCGACCGCCGCCGCCTCAGGCGCAAGCTGACCTTTTGGCGGGTGGTGGCATTCGCGGTGATAGCGGTTGCGCTATTTTCCACCGCGCGCTGGATTTTCGCCGATCAGTTCGGCGCCGCCGGCAATCACATTGCGCAGGTGCGCATCGAAGGCACCATCCTGGAAGACGACGAGCTGCTCGACCGGATCAAGCGCATCCGCGAAAGCAACGCGGCGAAGGGCGTGATCATCACGGTCGATTCGCCGGGCGGAACCACCGCCGGCGGCGAAGCCATCTTTGACGAGATCCGCCTGCTCGCGCAGGAAAAGCCGGTGGTGGCCCAGGTCGGCACCCTGGCCGCCTCGGCCGGCTATATGGTGGCGAGCGCGGCAGATCACATCGTCGCGCGCCAATCCTCGATCGTCGGCTCCATCGGCGTGCTCATGCAATATCCCGACGTGACCGAGCTCATGGACAAGGTGGGCGTGAAGCTGGTGGCGATCAAGTCCAGCCGGCTCAAGGCCGAGCCCAACCCCTTCACGCCTACGACCGAAGAAGAGCGGGCGATGATCCGCGCCATGATCCTCGACAGCTACGACTGGTTCGTGGATCTCGTCGCCGAGCGCCGCCCGCTATCGCGCGAGGAGGCGCTGAGACTGGCCGACGGCTCCATTTTCACCGGCCGGCAGGCTGCCGAGCGCAAGCTGGTGGATGCATTGGGCGGCGAGCGCGAAGCCAGGCAGTGGCTGGCGGAAAAGGGTGTCGACGCCGACCTCGAAGTGGTCGAATGGAAGGCGCAAGACAGCCGCACCTCGCTTCTGCTGCCGGGCATGGCGGCGCGCTGGCTGGCCGGCGCGCTGGGGTTCGACCCGCAAGGCGGCCTGATGCGCGCGCTGGGCACGGACCGCATCTTCCTTGACGGTCTGCTGTCGGTCTGGCAACCTGAAAAATGA
- a CDS encoding LPS export ABC transporter periplasmic protein LptC: MPSASQNQQAVEADGERRARAFRSSERGEEAFAKAERHSRTVRMLKFVLPTSAVVVAVAFFGYSMLSSGGMASVDLGSASIEDGKLVMSNPSLDGFTDENLPYHMTATRARQPIGSETAAIELEGIEATVPIDSGNSASISAEAGTFDRHGNMLRLDTAITLETTSGIRARLSSADIDIAAGTLSTGDPVAIELKGMSIEADAFSASEGGKKLVFDRRVRVTLDPESIRRAQEEPQR; this comes from the coding sequence ATGCCTAGCGCAAGCCAGAACCAGCAAGCGGTGGAGGCCGACGGCGAACGGCGTGCCCGGGCGTTTCGGTCGTCCGAGCGTGGGGAGGAGGCTTTTGCTAAGGCTGAGCGCCACTCGCGCACCGTTCGCATGCTGAAGTTCGTGCTGCCGACATCCGCCGTCGTCGTGGCCGTGGCGTTCTTCGGCTATTCCATGCTTTCGTCCGGCGGAATGGCTTCCGTGGATCTGGGCTCGGCCTCCATCGAGGACGGCAAGCTGGTCATGTCCAATCCCTCGCTCGACGGCTTCACCGACGAGAACCTTCCCTACCATATGACCGCGACGCGCGCCCGCCAGCCGATCGGCAGCGAAACCGCTGCCATAGAGCTGGAGGGCATCGAGGCGACGGTGCCGATCGACAGCGGCAACAGCGCCAGCATCAGCGCCGAGGCCGGTACCTTCGACCGCCATGGCAACATGCTCCGTCTGGACACCGCCATCACCCTGGAAACCACGTCCGGCATCCGTGCCCGCCTGTCGTCGGCCGACATCGACATTGCCGCCGGCACGCTTTCCACAGGCGATCCTGTTGCGATAGAACTCAAGGGCATGAGCATAGAGGCCGACGCCTTCAGCGCGTCCGAGGGCGGAAAAAAGCTGGTCTTCGACCGCCGGGTACGTGTAACGCTGGACCCGGAAAGTATCAGGCGGGCGCAAGAGGAACCGCAGCGATGA
- a CDS encoding LptA/OstA family protein produces MMNSFRLYGAAVAIALVSGFAAHAQGSGDRMTGLKLSGDEPIQIESARLDVDENESVGVFSGNVTVVQGDTTMKSGRMRVYYAGDAGSATTGSANIDRIEVDGGVYVKSQSQVATGDRATFDMQTQVLVMSGDEVVLSEGENVIVGCRLTVQMNSGQAKLESCKDGKSAGRVKMLLTPGSQDR; encoded by the coding sequence ATGATGAACTCATTTCGGCTTTACGGGGCGGCCGTCGCAATTGCCCTGGTGAGCGGGTTCGCCGCTCATGCGCAGGGTTCGGGCGACCGCATGACCGGCCTTAAGCTCTCGGGCGACGAGCCGATCCAGATCGAAAGCGCACGCCTCGACGTCGACGAGAACGAGAGCGTCGGCGTCTTCTCCGGCAACGTCACCGTCGTTCAGGGCGACACCACCATGAAGTCCGGCCGCATGAGGGTCTACTATGCCGGCGACGCGGGTTCGGCCACCACCGGCAGCGCCAATATCGACCGTATCGAGGTCGATGGCGGCGTCTATGTGAAGTCGCAGTCCCAGGTCGCCACCGGCGACCGCGCCACATTCGACATGCAGACGCAGGTTCTCGTCATGTCGGGCGATGAGGTCGTGCTGTCGGAAGGCGAGAACGTCATCGTCGGCTGCAGGCTCACCGTGCAGATGAATTCGGGCCAGGCAAAGCTCGAGAGCTGCAAGGACGGCAAGTCGGCCGGCCGCGTAAAGATGCTGCTCACCCCCGGTTCGCAGGACAGGTGA
- the lptB gene encoding LPS export ABC transporter ATP-binding protein, with amino-acid sequence MTFLSRLKASGRKAPAQRAPTAEELARYKGTLIARGLTKSYKSRQVVSGVSLGVRAGEAVGLLGPNGAGKTTCFYMVTGLVPVDRGTIQIDGHDVTSMPMYRRARLGIGYLPQEASIFRGLTVESNIRAILEVVEKSRKEREKTLDALLEEFHISHLRKSPSVALSGGERRRLEIARALASKPNFMLLDEPFAGIDPIAVTDIQQLVRHLTSRGIGVLITDHNVRETLGLIDRAYIIHAGQVLTHGRPEDIVGNADVRRLYLGEAFTM; translated from the coding sequence GTGACCTTTCTTTCCCGACTGAAAGCCTCCGGCCGCAAGGCCCCCGCCCAGCGCGCGCCGACGGCCGAGGAACTGGCGCGCTACAAGGGCACCCTGATCGCGCGCGGCCTCACCAAATCCTATAAGAGCCGGCAGGTCGTCTCCGGCGTGTCGCTCGGCGTGCGCGCCGGCGAGGCGGTCGGTCTTCTGGGCCCCAACGGCGCCGGCAAGACGACCTGCTTCTACATGGTCACCGGCCTCGTGCCCGTGGATCGCGGCACGATACAGATCGACGGCCACGACGTCACCTCCATGCCCATGTACCGCCGCGCCCGCCTCGGCATCGGCTATCTGCCGCAGGAAGCCTCGATCTTTCGCGGGCTGACCGTGGAAAGCAATATCCGCGCGATCCTCGAAGTGGTCGAGAAGAGCCGCAAGGAACGGGAAAAGACCCTCGACGCGCTGCTTGAGGAGTTCCACATCTCCCATTTGCGCAAGTCGCCCTCGGTCGCCCTGTCGGGCGGCGAGCGCCGCCGGCTGGAGATCGCCCGCGCGCTGGCCTCCAAGCCCAATTTCATGCTCCTCGACGAGCCCTTCGCCGGCATCGACCCGATCGCCGTCACCGATATCCAGCAGCTCGTGCGGCACCTCACCAGCCGCGGCATCGGCGTCCTGATCACCGATCACAATGTGCGCGAGACGCTGGGGCTGATCGACCGCGCCTACATCATCCATGCCGGCCAGGTGCTGACCCATGGCCGCCCGGAGGATATCGTCGGCAATGCCGATGTGCGCCGCCTGTATCTGGGCGAAGCCTTCACTATGTAG